Within the Miscanthus floridulus cultivar M001 chromosome 2, ASM1932011v1, whole genome shotgun sequence genome, the region AAATTCAATCGTACCAGCACGAATAGAGAGAACCACAcaataagaaaaaaaaagtaaACTTTGCCATAGGGATGAAACTGAAACTGAAAATTTGTGTCTATAGGATCATATCCATAAAAAGCAATATATTTTGTAATCATTTTTTATCAGCATCTTACATAGAATGCGATTATTGTAATTGCCACTAAATAGTCAAATTAATAAAAGTATTTTTTCGATCAACTATCAATCGTTCTTATCCTTGCTTTGCAGCGAAGAGCGGCTGTACCAGCACAGAGAAAAAGTGCAACCGTAACGATGCGGAGAAATtagagaaagaaggagaaaaaagTTATATTTACCCCCATCAACTATATCCCTAGTATGAGTTTCCTTGAACTATTGAAACCGCATAAACCCCTACCTTATTTAGAAGTGGGTTTTCTCTGACGTGGCGTTAATATGTCAATGATTTTGCGATGTAGGGACGTTGACAAAGATGTGACATTGCAACCAACCAACAcatagaagaagaaaaaaaaatgatcGGACATCACTTCCTTATCAACACATGGCAAAACCACTTACATATTTACACCATGTTAAAGAAAAAACCACTTCTAAATAAACGAGGTACCTGGTTGTTTGTACGATTTTCATCTGGTTTTATCGTTGATTTTTTTAGAGGACCTGGTTTTATCGTTGATGAAGGAGGAAATTTAGATTAGGGGTAGTTTGAATGAGATAAATCAGTTTTTTTGCGTGGAAGAAAAAGACGACCTATTGGCCTATTGGGCCGTGTGcgaggaagaaaaaaaaaagaaaaaggacagACCGAGAGCCGGAGAGGCTTTGCCAACGGCCTTTTCTCGCCTACGCGGACAGCCGGACACACGATGAATAGGTCATCGGCACATTGCCGTCCCTTTTCCATATATAGAACCTAGGGCAGTAGGGCCCTACGCCCCTACCAAACAACAACGGGGGAATTcattgtgtgccattaaaaaagatcgtcaTGTCCTGTGTACCTCTAAAAAAAtttagcggtcttcagcgccactgctctaatttttttgtgccctccatgccactaccgtcagtttgggctctaacgccgtcaaactgcagttgtgaaaagtcgaaaatacccttatgtctaaatatgtcattaatttttttaagcatcttaacgacttcaaatgaaaaaaaaactcaaaactagaaagttgtagatctcgtcgagatctataattttcatataaaaattatctttatttaatttcacaaaaaaaatatcttagaaaaatcatatctttttttacgtaattaaatgaaaataatttttatatgaaaattatagatctcgacgagatatacaactttctagttttgagttttttcatttaaagtcgttaagatgctaaaaaaattaatgacatatttagacataaggtatttttgactttttacaCCTACaatttaacggcgttagagcccaaactgacggcaatAATATGaagggtaaaaaaaaaaaaaaaaattagaacaGTGACACTGAAGGGCGCTGAACTTTGGCACACGGcactgcaatttttttttttacgGCACACGAGGAATTCTCCCCAACAACAACAACTGACGCTCCCGAGTCTCGCCCGGTCGCCCCCAACTCCGCCGACGCCGAGCACCACCTTGTCTCCGGCTGGTCCTACACCGGCCGCTCCTCAGTCAGTCCCGGATTCTCCCTCGGTTCTGAAGTGGAATGTTGGTTAATCAGGCGATAGGGTGATTTCCTCTTTAACTGGTGAGTAATCGTAGGTTTAGCTGGGCGGATTGCTCCGGGGACGAGTTGGTTTCGAATTCTCCATCCGATTAGTTGTGGAATTGTGTGCCCACTCACTCTCTACTAATCAGTCGATTTATCTGTGATCTGGTTAGGATTTTCTTCCTCGGGTAGGATCAGCACAGCCGGAGCTCAAAGGCTCCTGTGAAGTTTATTAAAGAATTTTAGGTTCAACGGAATCCCCATGTCCCCCAATAAACCCGGCCATGCTTCAGGCCGGGACGCGGTTTTCTGGTCGGGAGAAATGAACGCATATCTTATTGATTCGCTGCTTTACCAGCAAGACCTTGGGAACAGGGGTGAGTCCAAATTCTCATCGGTGGCATATGATAGCATCATCAATGGTGTCGGTGATAAGTTCGGGGTGGCAATTGACCGGAGCAATATAAAAAATCGCCTAAAGTATATCAAGGAATCGTTCCATGAGTGTAGGAACCTCCTTGGTGAAGATACTCGGTTTAGGTGGTGCTCAGAGAGCCGAAAATTCAATGCGGATCCAAATGTTTGGAGGGAGTTGATCGAGGTTCGTGTGTGCTATCAGTCAGTCAAGAATAGACGTTGACTTATCTGTTCAAGAGGAGAAAGACATTGAAAGCCCCTGACCCACTATAAATCATCTGCTTTGTTTTGTAGAGAAAACCGGAAGCAAAGAAATGGATGATGAAGACGATTGACCATTATGATAGGTTAATGGTGCTATTTGGTAAGGATAGGGAGAAACGTCCAGATGTCGAGAATTCAAAAGGTACCGCGAAGAAAAAGGCGCGAACAGAACCACCAAAGGAGAGACTTCATCGTACTCCATTAAATGGCAAGGAGTCAGCTGTTGCCAAAAGTTCAGATAAGAAGGTGGACAAAATTGAGGTATCGATATTTGGACTTTATGAATTATTAACCATGTTTAAGTTTATTTTACTTGTTCTCACTGGTTGAGCAAGGAAAATGCTTTGGTAATATTGATCCAGGATGCCTAGTTTTGCCACCTTTAAATTTTGGCGTGCCATGCTTTCTTTGGCAAATGTTTACTTGATTATCAAAATTATGGCCCGCCATGCTTCCTTAACCTTAGGATTCACTTGCTACAAACTGAGTTTTTTTACCAAGTATGCTACAACTGTGTTGTTGTGGCAGACCATACAGTTTTGCCACACTTGGCTTACTTTATTTGCAACAAGGTTCGCTATGAGCCAAATGTCGATGCAAGTCCTTTTGCTCACTGGATGCTTGTCTGAAGACCAAAGCATGTAGACTTATAATAACATCATGTATCTGTTCTTGCACCATCGCGGTACTGGTACATAACAAAGCGCTTACTATTTTGTACATGACAACTTGTCTAGTTCACTTTTATGCACTACTTATTTTGGATGGTTTGTGTCTTTTATATACATAAAAGGTAGCACGGCTATTAGTGGTAAGTTAGATACCCTTTTATACCGTTTTATGATGCTTACAATTTGTTGATGTATGCATTATCGCTAGTTTTACTATAAACACTAGTTCTGTAATTCTGTTCAAACAGATAAGTTATATTAACCACTACCTATATGCCACCTGTTGTTATCTTGCAAAATTTTCCATTAACAATTTCATTGATATATTCTATATATTAATTGTTCTGTTGATTTCATTCGCTCAACCAATGAAGGATTGATTGAATGCTTCTGTAATTTGTGAAAAGATATTTGTTTTCTCGAATACAGTAGCTTTGGAAAGATCATTATGAACCATTGTAGTTACACTTGGTGACTGAAATGAATTAGGGTTCATTGGTGACTGAAATGAGTTTAAAGTGTGTTTGGTTTGCGTCACTGCATGGTCCAGAATCCAAAAACCTAAGCTAGCCACGCTGTTTGGTTTGCATCACCTAATAGACCCATCCATCACCGACTAATCCCTCATAAGCTGGTAAACATGTCAATTTCTGTGACCATCCGGCTCCTCGGAAATCAACGGACGACCACTTCCTCCAAATCAAAGGTCTGTCCAATCCTTGCTAAGGTGAATCCATGAGGGATCAACTCATTCCACACTAGATGGTTCCTTGAACAAAACACGCTGTTAGGGTTCACTTGGTGACTGAGATAAGTTTCCTTTTATCCAGACTGGTATTATACGTGTAGGATTTTCTAGCGAGATATTGACATCATGGGTTTATTTGTTGTATGAGGCTGTTTCGTTTTAAGCATTTATGTCCTGTAATAATTTTGGCCTGATTCCTCGCTTGTGGGGATGAAGCCGGATGCTttcttccattatctaaaaaaagtaTCACCATTTTTGGCTGAATTTAGTGCAATTTTTACCTTGCTCTGATTGAGACTCTTTCTTTGTCCAGATCCCTGATGAGATGATAACAAATGTGGAACTTGATTTGTCAGAATCGTGCAGAATTGATAATGGCATTGTTGCCATACCTGTTCGTGCCAATTCATACGGTAAAGGTTTGCCCTATGCTCCTGAAAATTGGCCACGCTCTGGAGACATATGGCACTGGAAAGTTGGAAGCAGGGCTTCTGGAGCAGGCCATTGGGCTGACAGGTGATGCTCCTATATGTCCGGATATGTTTGATATGAATTTAAGTAGCACTATGTAAAGAGTAAAAATGAATAGAATGTATCAATTCCTTATTTTTGCATTAGGACAAGCTAAGATTTGCGGTCAATTTATTCGTTCTATATTGATTGTGCCACAAAAAAAAAGGAAGTTTGTGTCTGCTGTTGACTATTTGGATGGATCCAACTGTGAACAGGTATCTTACGCCGCCATCCCGTTTTCGTGACGCTGCTCCTAAGAAGTTAGGATTTGCAAGTAGagtacaagttgaagaatttgttaAGAGAGAATTTCCGGATGTCGATCCTAGCACATTCTTTTCTATGTTTATCTGGAAGATCCCTGCTGAAGGATACAGGATCCAAAAAGGTTAAACCTTTCTGTTGCATTTTTATGTTGTTCAGTTGTCATGTAATTAGTGCTTTAGATAGTAGTTCATTGAGGTTCTGAAAGCTGTTATTATAAATAGCTGTTTTAGTGAGCATGTACAGTTGTGGGGTTTATAGCAGCACCTGCGGACACTTCTTTGGAAGCCAATTGTTTCATAATTATTTCTTTATACATCTGCGCAATATTAGGTATAGTAAAGGGTGTGTAGGTATGTTGGATCTTGTATCTGATTTTTCTAGCACCAGTTAATATGTAACACTGCTTTCTGAATATGCCCATGGACCTTCCACTACTTTCATTTGTTGTAGTGGCCTTAGTATGTTAGATCTTATGTTTGTAGGTATATATGTACGTCTTAGTGAACTTTGTCTTCCTACAACTGTAGCTACTGTGCTGCACCTAATACATCACCAATTCACCATAACTCCACCTTACGCATCTGCAGTTAAAAACATGGTCCTTTTGAAGCATACCCTTGTATTCTTAACTGTAGTTCCTCCCTGACCATATAACTCAATTCCCCAAGCAAGGTGACCCATTTTGCCAAGTTGAGCATTTGATTTTACTAAGATAAAAAGCAGGGGTTGCATATCCAATTGTGCGCGGTAAATAATAAAGTTTATGAGGAAGTGGCCACACAGTCATGTATGTAGTATAACGTTTCTTTGCGATGCCGCTATTCTCTCACCCTTTCCACATCTGCAGTTGTTGCGAATGGAATCTCCTTTTACAATTACCTTTATTGGTGGATACAATTTAGTGTCCTTGCAacatttttatttaaaatcatgtCTGACTTTGGTCCGTTCAGAAAGCTTTCTGTGTTCACATCTTAATTGGGAAATATTTTGATATTTAAATCGTTTTTAGATGTGGGCTTGTTTGGGCCCCTGTCATTGTATAAGTTTTGGGCCCATCCTGTATTCTCCATATCTTGCGTGTTTTCGacacttttttttttgcatgtaTAAGTTTTAAGCCCATACTGCCATACAACATTCCAGTGACCTTGTACTCTATATATGGTTGGTCTAGAAAGCCCTCCCTTACATCTCCCAATcctcaaaccctagccgccaacCCTTCCACCCGGTGCTTCCAACCAACTCTTGCTGCCGATGACGCCCTTCTACCTAGTACCGCGCTCCGAAGTGAAGCGGCGCTATCTCCTTCCCCAGCACAGGAGATCACATTTTGCCTGTAATGAAATATCTGATctgattttctatttttttccctTCGTACATCTAGACTAGAAATTGCTTGATGTTACGGCCCTGTTTGGAACTGCGATCTGTGACCGCGGGTGCGGTATCCCATCCGTGGCTCCGAGGCCGCGATACGGGAAATCGGCGGTGTAGTTCATTTCCCGATTTTTCCCCTCACAGGTGGTCGCTAGAATCACGGCCATCGCTAGGCGTTTGGTGGGATTTTCCCGATTCTCGCGGTGGGACGCCCAGGAATCCGATTACAATCGGTTCCAAACAGGGCCTACATCTGGTGAATGGTGATTTGTGTTTGTGTGCGCGCGCACACGCGCGTGGGGTGGGGGTTAATGGATTACAAGATACATCATGTACACAGTTGTTTCTGTATGGTTACTACTATTCTTTTTCAGATTGCTTCCTTTTTTTGTGAATTTCAGATTGCTTCCTTTGTGCTGCTCGTTAATACCTAAGTATTTTCAGGCACCCAGCAAGTGAGGCGCAATGAACCTGAACCTGAACCTGTGGTGGCTGATCCAGGTGGTCTCTGCAAGACTAGGAATAGCTTGTGCAATCTTGAAAGAGAAGGTTTTGTTGAATCATCACCAGCACGGGCTTGTAATATCTGCTGCAAAGAGCCTGGTTTCTGTCGTGAGTGCTGCTGCCTTCTCTGTAACAAAACCATTGACTATTCTTTTGGAGGTTACAGCTTCATAAAATGTGAGGCAGTTGTGGAAGAGAACTTAATATGTGGGCATTCTGCACACATTAATTGTGCTCTTCGAAGTTACATGGCTGGAACTGTTGGGGGAGTTTTTGCCTTGGATGTCCAATATTTATGCAGGCTCTGTGATAACAAAATCAACTTAATGACGCATGTGGAGAAACTCATGGAAACGTGCCAATCTCTTGAATCAAGGGATGAAATCGAACCTATGCTGAATTTGGGCTTATGCCTCTTGCGTGGCTCAAAACAAATGAGAGCAAGAAGCTTGGAAAACCATATGAGATCAGCAATGGAAAAGGTATACTTTGATGTTGTGATCTATTTGATCATCTGTTAATAGCATGTTGCCTATTGTCATAATTTAGTGCCCCTTTGATTGTTGATGAACTGGTGATACTACACACAGTCCATTTTGGTCCTAAAATACCCTAATAATTTAAAGTCATGGATTGATGGTTTATTGCTTAATGCAGCTGGAATGTGGATTTGACCTTGTTGAAGTCTGGAAATTGGAAGGTGACGAGGGCAGGGCAACACTCAGTGCAGGTAAACTTATTTTAGGAGTGCAACTAACTGTAGGAAGATTGAACTCTATTTAGCCCAACCATTTCTAGGACTTAATGCCCGTCCAAAAATCTCAGCTAGTTGCGATACTTTGGCCTTTGGTGTTTAATGTAATTCTTAGAAATTTCAACTATAGATGGTACAGACTACAGAACTTTGGGATCATATATGCCATACCTGTCTGAAAATATCCTGTAGATCTCCTATTAGAAGTTGCCATGTATAGCCCCTTTGGTTGACACCTATGCTAGTCTCAGTGCTGTAGAAATGACTAAtatttgttagtcgctgaattctcactcttggtagtaggagaattcttactctcatcgagagaggatgacactaggagttggggcaattttcttgtctatttctcacacaagctcacacaaatgccataccaacctgaggggttggggttacatatttataggctgctagccagccaagcatatgccaagatgctagtctaagatgctagtctaagatgctaatatgctgtcctctagtctaagatgctgtcctctaagatgctgtcctctagtctaagatgctgtcctaaaaacagaaaaacagccacaaggaccatgtgagcaacaacagccccacaaaga harbors:
- the LOC136518546 gene encoding uncharacterized protein isoform X2, translating into MSPNKPGHASGRDAVFWSGEMNAYLIDSLLYQQDLGNRGESKFSSVAYDSIINGVGDKFGVAIDRSNIKNRLKYIKESFHECRNLLGEDTRFRWCSESRKFNADPNVWRELIERKPEAKKWMMKTIDHYDRLMVLFGKDREKRPDVENSKGTAKKKARTEPPKERLHRTPLNGKESAVAKSSDKKVDKIEIPDEMITNVELDLSESCRIDNGIVAIPVRANSYGKGLPYAPENWPRSGDIWHWKVGSRASGAGHWADRYLTPPSRFRDAAPKKLGFASRVQVEEFVKREFPDVDPSTFFSMFIWKIPAEGYRIQKGTQQVRRNEPEPEPVVADPGGLCKTRNSLCNLEREGFVESSPARACNICCKEPGFCRECCCLLCNKTIDYSFGGYSFIKCEAVVEENLICGHSAHINCALRSYMAGTVGGVFALDVQYLCRLCDNKINLMTHVEKLMETCQSLESRDEIEPMLNLGLCLLRGSKQMRARSLENHMRSAMEKLECGFDLVEVWKLEGDEGRATLSAGENSPPTSGVTVLGAQQVPEAGALTGHPDLIDPLGDNDFETDIENLPVFITGDQNVASAKFEDEIDLALQELKKSQEMEYNLAEQKLYAQKDRILCLYRQLDTERAQLADPMPLSDASNYGAMLANVLRHVDQIKREEEKFKSMLKVAGGFAKAPQSVIKELFGLPADK
- the LOC136518546 gene encoding uncharacterized protein isoform X1 → MSPNKPGHASGRDAVFWSGEMNAYLIDSLLYQQDLGNRGESKFSSVAYDSIINGVGDKFGVAIDRSNIKNRLKYIKESFHECRNLLGEDTRFRWCSESRKFNADPNVWRELIERKPEAKKWMMKTIDHYDRLMVLFGKDREKRPDVENSKGTAKKKARTEPPKERLHRTPLNGKESAVAKSSDKKVDKIEIPDEMITNVELDLSESCRIDNGIVAIPVRANSYGKGLPYAPENWPRSGDIWHWKVGSRASGAGHWADRYLTPPSRFRDAAPKKLGFASRVQVEEFVKREFPDVDPSTFFSMFIWKIPAEGYRIQKGTQQVRRNEPEPEPVVADPGGLCKTRNSLCNLEREGFVESSPARACNICCKEPGFCRECCCLLCNKTIDYSFGGYSFIKCEAVVEENLICGHSAHINCALRSYMAGTVGGVFALDVQYLCRLCDNKINLMTHVEKLMETCQSLESRDEIEPMLNLGLCLLRGSKQMRARSLENHMRSAMEKLECGFDLVEVWKLEGDEGRATLSADRGRRRSSFEGSWQPTGENSPPTSGVTVLGAQQVPEAGALTGHPDLIDPLGDNDFETDIENLPVFITGDQNVASAKFEDEIDLALQELKKSQEMEYNLAEQKLYAQKDRILCLYRQLDTERAQLADPMPLSDASNYGAMLANVLRHVDQIKREEEKFKSMLKVAGGFAKAPQSVIKELFGLPADK